In Streptomyces asoensis, a single genomic region encodes these proteins:
- a CDS encoding thiolase domain-containing protein, protein MTRDIAVVAFAQTDVLRTTDELSEVEMLMPVLHSVLDRTGLKTADIGFTCSGSSDYLAGRAFSFTLALDGVGAWPPISESHVETDGAWALYEAWTKLLTGDADTALVYSYGKSSPGSLRDVLTRQLDPYYVAPLWPDSVALAALQAQALIDAGATDESALAAIGARSRQDATANPHAQLSGPVRQGDYLVRPLRTGDCPPIGDGAAAVILAAGQRARELCERPAWIRGIDHRIEAHALGVRDLTDSPSTRLAAEKAGAFERPVDTAELHAPFSAQEVVLRRALELGDDVRVNPSGGALAANPMMAAGLVRIGEAAARIHRGASDRALAHATSGPCLQQNLVAVLEGEPR, encoded by the coding sequence ATGACCCGGGACATCGCGGTGGTGGCCTTCGCGCAGACCGACGTCCTGCGCACCACCGACGAGCTCTCCGAGGTCGAGATGCTGATGCCGGTCCTGCACAGCGTCCTGGACCGGACCGGTCTGAAGACCGCGGACATCGGCTTCACCTGCTCCGGCTCCAGCGACTACCTGGCCGGCCGGGCCTTCTCCTTCACCCTCGCCCTCGACGGCGTCGGCGCCTGGCCCCCCATCTCCGAGTCCCACGTGGAGACCGACGGCGCCTGGGCCCTGTACGAGGCCTGGACCAAGCTGCTCACCGGCGACGCCGACACCGCGCTCGTGTACTCCTACGGCAAGTCCTCCCCGGGCTCCCTGCGCGACGTGCTCACCCGCCAGCTCGACCCCTACTACGTCGCCCCGCTGTGGCCCGACTCCGTCGCCCTCGCCGCCCTCCAGGCGCAGGCCCTGATCGACGCCGGCGCCACCGACGAGAGCGCCCTCGCCGCGATCGGGGCCCGCAGCCGCCAGGACGCCACCGCCAACCCCCACGCCCAGCTGAGCGGCCCGGTCCGCCAGGGGGACTACCTCGTCCGGCCGCTGCGCACCGGCGACTGCCCGCCGATCGGCGACGGCGCCGCCGCGGTGATCCTCGCGGCGGGGCAGCGGGCACGCGAGCTGTGCGAGCGGCCCGCCTGGATCCGCGGGATCGACCACCGGATCGAGGCGCACGCGCTCGGCGTGCGCGACCTGACCGACTCGCCGTCCACCCGGCTGGCCGCCGAGAAGGCCGGCGCCTTCGAACGGCCCGTGGACACCGCGGAGCTGCACGCGCCGTTCAGCGCGCAGGAGGTCGTCCTGCGCAGGGCGCTCGAGCTCGGTGACGACGTCCGCGTCAACCCGTCCGGCGGCGCGCTCGCCGCCAACCCGATGATGGCCGCCGGCCTCGTCCGCATCGGCGAGGCCGCCGCCCGCATCCACCGCGGCGCGTCCGACCGCGCCCTCGCCCACGCCACCTCCGGCCCGTGTCTCCAGCAGAACCTGGTCGCCGTACTCGAAGGGGAACCGCGATGA
- a CDS encoding thiolase domain-containing protein — MSKEPVAVVGIGQTKHVAARRDVSIAGLVREAARRALDDAELTWSDVDAVVIGKAPDFFEGVMMPELYLADALGAVGKPMLRVHTAGSVGGSTALVAAGLVAARVHGTVLTLAFEKQSESNAMWGLSLPIPFQQPLLAGAGGFFAPHVRAYMRRSGAPDTVGSLVAYKDRRNALKNPYAHLHEHDITLEKVQASPMLWDPIRYSETCPSSDGACAMVLTDRAGAARSPRPPAWVLGAAMRSEPTLFAGKDAVSPQAGKDCAADVYRQAGVTDPRRDVDAVEMYVPFSWYEPMWLENLGFADEGEGWKLTESGVTELDGDLPVNMSGGVLSTNPIGASGMIRFAEAALQVRGQAGEHQVERARKVLGHAYGGGSQFFSMWLVGARPPES, encoded by the coding sequence ATGAGCAAGGAGCCCGTGGCCGTCGTCGGCATCGGCCAGACCAAGCATGTCGCCGCCCGCAGGGACGTCTCGATCGCCGGGCTGGTCCGCGAGGCCGCCCGGCGAGCGCTCGACGACGCCGAGCTGACGTGGTCCGACGTCGACGCCGTCGTGATCGGCAAGGCCCCCGACTTCTTCGAGGGCGTCATGATGCCCGAGCTCTACCTCGCGGACGCGCTCGGCGCCGTGGGCAAGCCCATGCTGCGGGTCCACACCGCGGGCTCCGTGGGCGGATCCACCGCCCTCGTCGCCGCGGGCCTGGTGGCGGCCCGGGTCCACGGCACGGTCCTGACGCTCGCCTTCGAGAAGCAGTCCGAGTCCAACGCCATGTGGGGGCTGTCCCTGCCGATCCCCTTCCAGCAGCCCCTGCTCGCCGGGGCCGGCGGGTTCTTCGCACCGCACGTCCGGGCGTACATGCGGCGCAGCGGCGCCCCCGACACCGTCGGCTCCCTGGTGGCCTACAAGGACCGGCGCAACGCGCTGAAGAACCCCTACGCCCACCTCCACGAGCACGACATCACCCTGGAGAAGGTCCAGGCCTCGCCCATGCTCTGGGACCCGATCCGCTACTCGGAGACCTGCCCCTCCTCCGACGGCGCCTGCGCGATGGTCCTCACCGACCGGGCCGGAGCCGCCCGCTCGCCCCGGCCGCCCGCGTGGGTCCTCGGCGCGGCGATGCGCAGCGAACCGACCCTGTTCGCCGGCAAGGACGCCGTGTCGCCGCAGGCCGGCAAGGACTGCGCCGCGGACGTCTACCGGCAGGCCGGCGTCACCGACCCGCGCCGCGACGTCGACGCCGTCGAGATGTACGTGCCGTTCTCCTGGTACGAGCCGATGTGGCTGGAGAACCTCGGCTTCGCCGACGAGGGCGAGGGCTGGAAGCTGACCGAGTCCGGCGTGACCGAGCTGGACGGCGACCTGCCCGTCAACATGTCGGGCGGTGTCCTGTCCACCAACCCCATCGGCGCCTCCGGCATGATCCGCTTCGCGGAGGCCGCGCTCCAGGTGCGAGGTCAGGCCGGGGAGCACCAGGTGGAGCGGGCCCGCAAGGTTCTCGGGCACGCTTACGGCGGCGGCTCGCAGTTCTTCTCCATGTGGCTCGTGGGAGCCCGGCCGCCGGAGTCCTGA
- a CDS encoding DUF397 domain-containing protein — MAESTIQQQPLAGWDKPELDLSSAEWQSTSRGRGDVQIAFVEGFIAMRNSGRPQSPSLIFTPAEWGAFVSGAREGEFDLT; from the coding sequence GTGGCCGAGAGCACCATCCAGCAGCAGCCGCTCGCGGGCTGGGACAAGCCGGAGCTGGACCTCAGCAGCGCCGAGTGGCAGTCCACCAGCCGGGGACGGGGGGATGTCCAGATCGCCTTCGTCGAGGGATTCATCGCGATGCGCAACAGCGGCCGCCCCCAGAGCCCTTCCCTGATCTTCACGCCCGCCGAGTGGGGCGCGTTCGTGTCGGGGGCCCGGGAGGGGGAGTTCGACCTGACCTGA
- a CDS encoding N-acetylmuramoyl-L-alanine amidase: MASAALLLPLLAAASPADAAAPAPAPAVGSTSAKSLQRAFAAAAAEYHVPQSLLLGVSYLQSRWDAHAGAPSVTGGYGPMHLTDARTALAEGTRHGEGTEDARGDSGRRARVRHAEPPSDRQLPDRLKTLPRAARLTGLSTAELRADPAANIAGGAALLAAAQRQLGEPLSADPALWYGAVARFSGADDSATAAAYADDVFTVLRTGQERTTDTGEPVTLAARPGLVPRKAQLRGTGLRTASRAGTECPATVSCEWIPAPYAQFGDDDYGNHDLGDRPVSTSIKYIVVHDTEGGWEGVIDMVQDPTYVSWNYSLRSTDGHVAQHVKAKDVAWHAGNWYVNAKSIGLEHEGFLAQPDAWYTEAMYRSSARLVKYLASRYGIPLDRQHILGHDTVPGPTTASVPGMHTDPGPYWDWRHYFELLDRPLVATARRTGGGLVTVRPDYEANRPVFTGCVTPGEPCAAHGSSAVRLYSDHDERSALITDIGQGSAPTKDVNDHSSRVSTGQQYAVADQWGDWTAIWYLGQKAWFRNPKDHPTAVPGAGRMITPKDGRASVPVYGRAYPEASAYPAGVPAQTVAPLAYTLPKGQRYVVGDEVPGEYYYAVTFATGSHRVVTGKDLYYEIQYGHRVAFVRAADVQLVEPKK, translated from the coding sequence ATGGCGTCGGCGGCTCTGCTGCTCCCGCTGCTCGCCGCGGCGTCCCCGGCCGATGCCGCGGCGCCCGCGCCCGCCCCGGCCGTCGGGAGCACCTCCGCGAAGAGTCTCCAGCGGGCCTTCGCCGCCGCGGCCGCCGAGTACCACGTGCCGCAGAGTCTGCTGCTGGGCGTCTCCTACCTCCAGTCCCGCTGGGACGCGCACGCCGGAGCCCCGAGCGTGACCGGCGGCTACGGCCCGATGCACCTCACGGACGCCCGCACGGCGCTGGCCGAGGGCACGCGGCACGGTGAGGGCACGGAGGACGCCCGGGGCGACTCCGGCCGCCGGGCCCGCGTCCGGCACGCGGAACCGCCGTCGGACCGACAGCTCCCGGACCGGCTGAAGACCCTGCCCAGGGCGGCTCGGCTGACCGGCCTGAGCACGGCGGAACTGCGCGCGGACCCGGCCGCGAACATCGCCGGCGGCGCGGCGCTCCTCGCCGCGGCTCAGCGGCAGCTGGGCGAGCCGCTGAGCGCCGACCCCGCGCTCTGGTACGGCGCGGTGGCGCGGTTCTCCGGCGCCGACGACAGCGCGACGGCCGCCGCCTACGCCGACGACGTCTTCACCGTGCTGCGCACCGGTCAGGAGCGCACCACCGACACCGGCGAACCGGTGACGCTGGCCGCCCGTCCCGGTCTGGTGCCGCGGAAGGCCCAGCTGCGCGGGACGGGACTGCGCACGGCCTCCAGGGCGGGTACCGAGTGCCCGGCCACGGTGTCCTGCGAGTGGATCCCGGCGCCGTACGCGCAGTTCGGCGACGACGACTACGGCAACCACGACCTCGGTGACCGGCCCGTCTCGACCAGCATCAAGTACATCGTCGTGCACGACACCGAGGGCGGCTGGGAGGGGGTGATCGACATGGTCCAGGACCCCACCTACGTGTCCTGGAACTACTCCCTGCGCTCCACCGACGGCCATGTGGCCCAGCACGTGAAGGCCAAGGACGTGGCCTGGCACGCGGGCAACTGGTACGTCAACGCCAAGTCGATCGGTCTGGAGCACGAGGGCTTCCTGGCCCAGCCGGACGCCTGGTACACGGAGGCCATGTACCGGTCGTCGGCGCGTCTGGTGAAGTACCTGGCCTCGCGGTACGGCATCCCGCTGGACCGGCAGCACATCCTGGGCCACGACACCGTGCCGGGGCCCACCACCGCCTCGGTCCCGGGGATGCACACCGACCCGGGCCCGTACTGGGACTGGCGCCACTACTTCGAGCTGCTGGACCGGCCCCTGGTCGCGACGGCCCGCAGGACCGGCGGCGGTCTGGTGACCGTCCGGCCGGACTACGAGGCGAACAGGCCGGTGTTCACCGGCTGCGTGACGCCGGGCGAGCCGTGCGCGGCGCACGGGTCGAGCGCGGTGCGGCTGTACTCCGACCACGACGAGAGGTCGGCGCTGATCACGGACATCGGGCAGGGCTCGGCCCCGACCAAGGACGTGAACGACCACTCCTCACGGGTGTCCACCGGCCAGCAGTACGCGGTCGCCGACCAGTGGGGCGACTGGACGGCCATCTGGTACCTGGGACAGAAGGCCTGGTTCCGCAACCCGAAGGACCACCCGACGGCGGTGCCCGGGGCGGGCCGGATGATCACGCCGAAGGACGGCCGGGCGAGCGTCCCGGTCTACGGCCGCGCCTATCCGGAGGCGTCCGCCTACCCGGCGGGCGTGCCCGCGCAGACGGTGGCGCCGCTGGCGTACACGCTGCCGAAGGGGCAGCGGTACGTGGTCGGTGACGAGGTGCCGGGCGAGTACTACTACGCGGTCACGTTCGCGACCGGCTCGCACCGGGTCGTGACCGGCAAGGACCTGTACTACGAGATCCAGTACGGCCACCGGGTCGCGTTCGTGCGGGCCGCCGACGTGCAGCTGGTGGAGCCGAAGAAGTAG
- a CDS encoding aminoglycoside phosphotransferase family protein, whose amino-acid sequence MYAASSSVSAPPRSLHTRPGGGGPYLDPARSAAPPLGAGPVRRPAGFGAQPLSGRLDLSGPQGAQLRTAIASVHRICPEFAPVQVLRRSGRSVLLVGTTGRSTAVAKCLLDHSPAWAERVRHEIAAYRTFVRHRPPVRAPRLIAADPDNCTLVIERMPGRVAALQRHPTEAPPRADVRAALGAICRLNAWRPPAGTFDAPLDYAARISRYHELGLLTDRDLGDLQKLLHGIAAGAGRQGMGQFCHGDALLSNILLSPAGPVLVDWEHAGWYLPGYDLATLWSALGDAPVARRQISQIAQSAGPASRDAFLVNLMLVLTREIRTYETAVQRSMHEAVPGSPGAAHPGGVPSGEEQRLLLRRLHDDCQLARRAVRAAVGTR is encoded by the coding sequence ATGTACGCAGCATCGTCCTCCGTGTCCGCACCGCCCCGGTCGCTGCACACCCGCCCGGGCGGCGGCGGCCCCTATCTCGACCCCGCGCGGTCGGCGGCTCCCCCGCTCGGCGCGGGCCCGGTCCGGCGCCCGGCGGGCTTCGGCGCCCAGCCGCTCAGCGGAAGGCTCGACCTGTCCGGCCCGCAGGGCGCCCAGCTGCGCACGGCGATCGCGTCGGTGCACCGGATCTGCCCGGAGTTCGCCCCGGTGCAGGTGCTGCGCCGCAGCGGACGCTCGGTGCTCCTGGTCGGCACGACGGGACGCAGTACGGCGGTCGCCAAGTGTTTACTCGACCACTCCCCCGCGTGGGCGGAGCGGGTCCGGCACGAAATAGCGGCGTACCGCACGTTCGTCCGGCACCGCCCCCCCGTGCGGGCGCCGAGACTGATCGCGGCGGACCCGGACAACTGCACCCTGGTCATCGAGCGGATGCCCGGCCGGGTGGCGGCACTCCAGCGGCATCCCACCGAGGCGCCTCCCCGGGCCGACGTGCGCGCGGCCCTCGGCGCGATCTGCCGGCTCAACGCCTGGCGGCCCCCGGCGGGCACGTTCGACGCGCCGCTCGACTACGCCGCCCGTATCTCCCGCTACCACGAGCTGGGGCTGCTCACCGACCGCGATCTGGGTGATCTCCAGAAGCTCCTGCACGGCATCGCGGCCGGCGCGGGCCGGCAGGGCATGGGCCAGTTCTGCCACGGCGACGCCCTCCTGTCGAACATCCTCCTCTCACCGGCCGGTCCAGTGCTGGTGGACTGGGAGCACGCGGGCTGGTACCTGCCGGGCTACGACCTGGCGACGCTGTGGTCGGCGCTGGGCGACGCACCGGTGGCCCGCCGTCAGATCAGCCAGATCGCCCAGTCGGCGGGCCCGGCCTCACGGGACGCCTTCCTGGTGAACCTCATGCTGGTCCTGACCCGCGAGATCCGTACCTACGAGACGGCCGTCCAGCGTTCGATGCACGAGGCCGTCCCCGGCTCCCCCGGCGCCGCCCACCCCGGTGGCGTGCCGTCCGGTGAGGAGCAGCGACTGCTGCTGCGCCGGCTGCACGACGACTGCCAGCTGGCCCGCCGGGCCGTACGGGCGGCGGTCGGCACCCGCTGA
- a CDS encoding PP2C family protein-serine/threonine phosphatase, protein MPPHVFADHSAAQPPARGSVDALITQTRRLKGEMDAVRQEARGDTADPRGRWQRALCDLALHQLDDLDAHLAQLRDGPPPVPDSPPTPAAPTASRREGLLSRVGSAEWNLLTDEAVWSEELYEILGRDPAAAPLTLDELPSLVLDEDRPRLTAMVTDCLIDARPIDGEFRVARPDGENRTVHMMGEPVLDSDGGTASMWAVLRDVSALRRSEHAVHVTRDRLESQRHRARTEHRLAVELQEAVLPPWRGSLRLPHEGPRRLDLAAHYLPAATTSQIGGAWYDALELPDGQTVLSVGDLTGHGPTVASHTAMMLGALRGMAMTGTGPDRLMELLNQLLDATVQPALGSAVCCRYRPQTRTLTWARAGHPAPLLFRDGTGRRLDAPQGVLLGATARAAYGQAEETLGEGDLLLLHTDALAPTDRLLGLAPRLDLARTAQDCVRTVVEECGGGERVADACVLVARITG, encoded by the coding sequence ATGCCGCCCCATGTCTTCGCGGATCACTCCGCCGCCCAGCCGCCGGCGCGCGGCTCGGTCGACGCGCTGATCACGCAGACACGGCGGCTCAAGGGCGAGATGGACGCCGTACGGCAGGAGGCCCGCGGCGACACGGCCGACCCGCGGGGCCGCTGGCAGCGAGCGCTGTGCGATCTGGCGCTGCATCAACTCGACGACCTCGACGCGCACCTGGCCCAGCTGCGGGACGGACCGCCGCCCGTCCCCGACTCCCCGCCCACGCCCGCCGCACCGACGGCCTCCCGGCGCGAGGGGCTGCTCAGCCGGGTCGGCAGCGCCGAGTGGAACCTGCTGACCGACGAGGCCGTGTGGTCCGAGGAGCTCTACGAGATCCTCGGCCGCGACCCCGCCGCCGCACCGCTCACCCTCGACGAACTGCCCTCGCTCGTCCTCGACGAGGACCGGCCGAGACTGACGGCGATGGTCACCGACTGCCTGATCGACGCCCGGCCCATCGACGGCGAGTTCCGCGTCGCGCGCCCGGACGGCGAGAACCGCACCGTGCACATGATGGGCGAGCCCGTCCTGGACTCCGACGGCGGCACCGCCTCCATGTGGGCGGTCCTGCGCGACGTGAGCGCGCTCCGCCGCAGCGAGCACGCGGTGCACGTCACCCGCGACCGGCTGGAGAGCCAGCGGCACCGGGCCCGGACCGAGCACCGGCTGGCCGTCGAGTTGCAGGAGGCGGTGCTGCCGCCGTGGCGCGGTTCGCTGCGCCTGCCCCACGAGGGACCCCGCCGCCTCGATCTGGCCGCCCACTACCTGCCCGCCGCTACGACCTCCCAGATCGGCGGCGCCTGGTACGACGCGCTCGAACTCCCCGACGGGCAGACGGTGCTGAGCGTCGGCGACCTCACCGGACACGGACCCACCGTCGCCTCCCACACGGCGATGATGCTGGGCGCCCTGCGCGGGATGGCCATGACGGGCACCGGGCCGGACCGGCTGATGGAGCTGCTGAACCAGTTGCTGGACGCCACCGTCCAGCCGGCCCTGGGCAGCGCGGTCTGCTGCCGCTACCGACCGCAGACCCGTACCCTGACCTGGGCACGGGCCGGACATCCCGCCCCGCTGCTCTTCCGCGACGGGACGGGACGCCGGCTGGACGCCCCGCAGGGCGTGCTGCTCGGCGCCACCGCCCGCGCCGCGTACGGGCAGGCCGAGGAGACACTCGGCGAGGGCGACCTGCTCCTGCTGCACACCGACGCGCTGGCACCCACCGACCGCCTCCTCGGCCTGGCCCCCCGGCTGGACTTGGCGCGCACCGCACAGGACTGCGTGCGGACGGTCGTGGAGGAGTGCGGAGGGGGCGAACGCGTCGCCGACGCCTGTGTACTGGTGGCCCGGATCACCGGGTGA
- a CDS encoding SsgA family sporulation/cell division regulator codes for MDVTLEQPVRARLITSEDQELPVPATLRYDSADPFAVHVDFPPEVSLAGESVTWTFARALLEQGVDGPAGSGDVHIWPCGPVRTVVEFHSPLGLALLQFDTGALRRFLLRSYAVVAAGREDVGAAVDRGLEALLGNV; via the coding sequence ATGGACGTCACTCTGGAACAGCCTGTCCGCGCCCGCCTGATCACCTCGGAGGACCAGGAGCTGCCGGTACCGGCCACGCTCCGCTACGACTCCGCCGACCCGTTCGCCGTGCACGTCGACTTCCCGCCGGAGGTGTCCCTGGCCGGCGAGTCGGTCACCTGGACCTTCGCCCGGGCCCTGCTGGAACAGGGCGTGGACGGTCCGGCCGGCAGCGGTGACGTGCACATCTGGCCGTGCGGTCCGGTGCGGACCGTGGTGGAGTTCCACTCGCCGCTCGGCCTGGCCCTGCTCCAGTTCGACACCGGCGCCCTGCGCCGCTTCCTGCTGCGCAGCTACGCCGTGGTCGCGGCGGGCCGGGAGGACGTGGGTGCCGCCGTGGACCGGGGACTCGAGGCCCTGCTCGGCAACGTCTGA
- a CDS encoding Gfo/Idh/MocA family protein, producing the protein MGDLLGVAVLGAGHMGADHIRRLDRVVSGARVVAVADPDAERAKEAVAAIAGVSVHTEAEAALAAPGVEAVIVASPGPAHEEALLAAFARGLPVLCEKPMVPEAAGALRVLEAEARLGRRLTQVGFMRRYDEEYRGLKALLDGGRLGRPLMLHCVHRNVSSPPGFTSAMLIDSSVSHEIDAARWLLGQELTSVTVRRPRPSSGAPRGLLDPQFVLFETDGGALVDVEVFVNCGFGYQVRCEAVCEAGSARIGDDRGVLVTTGGGAGAAVPQDYLVRFADAYDREVQAWVDATRLGRVTGPSVWDGYAASVVAEAGVRALESGARVPVEPAPRPDLYALDGH; encoded by the coding sequence GTGGGTGACCTGCTGGGCGTTGCCGTACTGGGTGCCGGACACATGGGAGCCGACCACATACGCCGCCTCGATCGCGTGGTGAGCGGCGCGAGGGTCGTCGCGGTGGCCGATCCCGACGCCGAGCGCGCGAAGGAGGCCGTCGCCGCGATCGCGGGGGTGAGCGTCCACACCGAGGCGGAGGCCGCGCTCGCGGCTCCCGGGGTCGAGGCCGTGATCGTCGCCTCGCCGGGCCCCGCGCATGAGGAGGCGCTCCTCGCGGCCTTCGCCCGCGGACTTCCGGTGCTGTGCGAGAAGCCCATGGTGCCGGAGGCAGCCGGGGCACTGCGCGTGCTGGAGGCCGAGGCCCGACTCGGCCGCCGGCTGACGCAGGTCGGGTTCATGCGGCGCTACGACGAGGAGTACCGCGGGCTCAAGGCCCTGCTGGACGGCGGGCGGCTCGGCCGGCCGCTGATGCTGCACTGCGTGCACCGCAACGTCTCCTCACCGCCGGGCTTCACCAGCGCGATGCTGATCGACAGTTCGGTGTCCCACGAGATCGACGCGGCCCGCTGGCTGCTCGGCCAGGAGCTGACCTCGGTCACGGTACGACGGCCGCGCCCCTCCTCCGGCGCCCCGCGAGGACTCCTCGACCCGCAGTTCGTGCTCTTCGAGACCGACGGCGGCGCCCTGGTCGACGTCGAGGTCTTCGTCAACTGCGGTTTCGGCTACCAGGTGCGCTGCGAGGCCGTGTGCGAGGCGGGCAGCGCGCGCATCGGCGACGACCGGGGCGTGCTCGTCACCACGGGCGGCGGCGCCGGCGCGGCCGTGCCCCAGGACTACCTCGTGCGGTTCGCGGACGCCTACGACCGCGAGGTGCAGGCATGGGTCGACGCCACCCGGCTCGGCCGGGTCACCGGCCCGTCCGTCTGGGACGGCTACGCGGCCTCCGTCGTCGCCGAGGCCGGCGTCCGGGCCCTGGAGAGCGGCGCCCGCGTCCCCGTCGAACCGGCCCCACGGCCCGACCTGTACGCCCTGGACGGTCACTGA
- a CDS encoding chemotaxis protein, producing the protein MENALSPAILSELRRPRPYPAVSVLTPTHRREPENAQDRVRLRNVVAEAKKQLESDPDITRERRADVADQLDRALAEVDLAHSEDGLVIYAAPGEHQVWSLGRAVPERVVLSDTFLTRNLVSAQAAERSFWVLSVSADHVTLWNGGADRVTEERTGGFPAVRRRQNFDAERMERTGDLPSTFRDEDTRRFLRDADTALGALLRGRPRPLYVTGEQAALSLLDELGGVTRDAVHLAHGGLSHATPEAVWQAMRPLLDAEARRDAAAVARELDSARGHKTFAAGVDELWQSAREGRVRLLAVEENYRVTVRDGGDHLVPAASGDPDTRDDIVDEIVEQCLETGAQVRFVPDGALVDADGMAGVLRY; encoded by the coding sequence ATGGAGAACGCACTCAGCCCCGCGATCCTCTCCGAACTGCGCCGCCCGCGCCCCTATCCCGCGGTGTCCGTGCTGACGCCGACGCACCGGCGCGAACCCGAGAACGCCCAGGACCGCGTCCGGTTGCGCAATGTCGTCGCCGAGGCCAAGAAGCAGTTGGAGAGCGACCCGGACATCACGCGGGAGCGGCGCGCCGACGTCGCCGACCAGCTCGACCGGGCCCTCGCGGAGGTCGATCTCGCGCACAGCGAGGACGGCCTGGTCATCTACGCCGCGCCGGGTGAGCACCAGGTGTGGTCCCTGGGCCGCGCCGTTCCCGAGCGCGTCGTGCTCTCCGACACCTTCCTGACCCGCAACCTCGTCTCCGCCCAGGCCGCCGAGCGGTCGTTCTGGGTGCTGTCGGTCTCCGCCGACCACGTCACCCTGTGGAACGGCGGCGCCGACCGCGTCACCGAGGAGCGCACGGGCGGCTTCCCGGCGGTCAGGCGCCGGCAGAACTTCGACGCCGAGCGCATGGAGCGGACCGGCGACCTGCCCAGCACCTTCCGCGACGAGGACACCCGCCGGTTCCTGCGCGACGCGGACACCGCCCTGGGCGCGCTGCTGCGCGGCCGACCGCGCCCATTGTACGTCACCGGCGAGCAGGCGGCCCTCTCGCTCCTGGACGAGCTCGGCGGAGTCACCCGGGACGCCGTCCACCTGGCGCACGGCGGGCTCTCGCACGCCACGCCCGAGGCCGTGTGGCAGGCGATGCGTCCGCTGCTCGACGCAGAGGCCCGCCGCGACGCCGCCGCGGTGGCCCGGGAGCTCGACTCGGCCCGCGGGCACAAGACGTTCGCGGCCGGGGTCGACGAGCTCTGGCAGAGCGCGCGCGAGGGCCGGGTCCGGCTGCTGGCCGTCGAGGAGAACTACCGCGTGACGGTGCGCGACGGCGGGGACCACCTGGTCCCGGCGGCGAGCGGCGACCCGGACACCCGCGACGACATCGTGGACGAGATCGTCGAGCAGTGCCTCGAGACCGGCGCGCAGGTGCGCTTCGTGCCCGACGGTGCCCTGGTCGACGCGGACGGCATGGCGGGGGTGCTGCGCTACTGA